The Maylandia zebra isolate NMK-2024a linkage group LG7, Mzebra_GT3a, whole genome shotgun sequence genome contains a region encoding:
- the dnajc24 gene encoding dnaJ homolog subfamily C member 24 has protein sequence MNQTIEKDLYAVLGANPSDSVQQLRHRYQQLALQYHPDRLGGDCSSEAESGVKKFLEVDAAWRVLSDQTTRTQYDLQRRAWTLKQDWPIDSTVYVDDMTWDDDQGLYTHSCRCGGVFSVTEEELEEEPQRKQQDEGEKETEEGRHKGAIVCCDTCSLSVYVTWSTNEKAQKSGVSNMRPGIQNQPSKDFNLEHWIALENVKGGMDFEF, from the exons ATGAACCAAACAATAGAGAAGGATCTGTATGCTGTCCTGGGAGCAAACCCCTCAGACTCGGTTCAGCAGCTCAGACACAGGTACCAGCAGCTGGCCTTACAG TACCACCCAGACCGTCTTGGAGGGGATTGTTCTTCCGAAGCAGAGTCTGGTGTGAAGAAGTTTCTAGAAGTTGACGCTGCATGGAGGGTCCTTAGTGACCAAACCACTAGGACACAATATGACTTGCAAAGAAGAG CATGGACACTGAAACAGGATTGGCCAATAGATTCTACAGTCTATGTGGATGACATGACCTGGGATGATG ATCAGGGTCTATATACACACTCCTGTCGCTGTGGAGGAGTATTCAGTGTCACTGAGGAGGAACTGGAGGAGGAGCCACAGAGGAAACAGCAAGATGAAGGTGAAAAGGAAACTGAGGAAGGACGGCACAAAGGAGCAATTGTCTGCTGTGATACCTGTTCTCTCAGTGTGTATGTGACGTGGTCAACTAATGAAAAAGCTCAAAAAT caggggtgtcaaacatgcgGCCCGGGATCCAGAATCAACCCAGCAAAGACTTCAATCTGGAGCACTGGatagctttggaaaatgtgaaaggGGGCATGGATTTTGAATTTTAA